From the Leptospira biflexa serovar Patoc strain 'Patoc 1 (Paris)' genome, one window contains:
- a CDS encoding ABC transporter permease subunit yields MWKYFLKRFLLIFPTLLGITFLVFLISHFAPGGPLNSEIAKLKGSANLAGASTKQISQEEIELIKKRLHLDKPAPIAYLYWLKQIVQFDLGESRLHSRKVSELIIEKLPVSLFFGLSGFFLTYLICIPLGIQKALKEGSRFDFITSFIIFFTYSLPVFAFAMLLLYLFASGEVFSFFPLGHEVSDFYEDLSFIGKVKDRLAHMFLPVICYVVGSFAVLTLLMKNSLLDQIAKEYVRTALSKGLSFSDAIFQHAFRNSLIPIATGFGSNLTLIFSGSLFIELVFNIDGMGLLSFEAVRERDTDLMMGLLLAQSFLGLIGKIVSDFCYIIIDPRIDFE; encoded by the coding sequence ATGTGGAAATATTTTTTAAAGCGTTTTCTTCTAATTTTTCCAACCTTACTTGGAATCACGTTTTTAGTCTTTTTGATCTCTCATTTTGCACCAGGTGGCCCACTCAATAGCGAAATTGCAAAACTGAAAGGATCGGCTAATTTAGCGGGTGCTTCCACCAAACAAATCTCCCAAGAGGAAATTGAACTCATCAAAAAGAGACTCCATTTAGACAAACCTGCACCCATTGCCTATTTGTATTGGCTGAAACAAATTGTACAGTTTGATCTGGGTGAATCCCGACTCCATTCGCGAAAGGTTTCCGAACTCATCATTGAAAAACTACCTGTCTCACTTTTTTTCGGATTGTCAGGTTTTTTTCTGACTTACCTTATCTGTATTCCTTTGGGAATCCAAAAGGCTTTAAAAGAAGGAAGTCGTTTTGATTTTATCACAAGTTTTATCATCTTTTTTACGTATTCCCTTCCAGTGTTTGCCTTTGCGATGTTACTTTTATACTTATTTGCTTCTGGCGAGGTGTTTTCATTTTTTCCACTTGGGCATGAAGTTTCCGATTTTTATGAGGACTTAAGTTTTATTGGGAAAGTTAAAGACCGATTGGCACATATGTTTTTGCCTGTGATCTGTTATGTGGTCGGTAGTTTTGCTGTTTTGACATTACTGATGAAAAATAGTTTGCTTGATCAAATTGCAAAAGAATATGTACGAACGGCACTCTCAAAAGGATTAAGTTTTTCGGATGCTATCTTTCAACATGCTTTCCGAAATTCTCTCATACCGATCGCGACAGGATTTGGAAGTAATTTAACTTTAATATTTTCTGGTTCACTTTTCATTGAGTTGGTATTCAATATTGATGGAATGGGACTTCTCAGTTTTGAAGCTGTGCGCGAGAGGGATACTGACTTAATGATGGGCTTATTACTTGCACAAAGTTTTTTAGGACTCATTGGTAAAATTGTCTCCGATTTTTGTTATATCATCATCGATCCGAGGATTGATTTCGAATGA
- a CDS encoding ABC transporter ATP-binding protein, with protein sequence MLNVKDLVVSYKQSQSLSFSTKRLVAVDGVQFTIPKGKILGLVGESGCGKSTIGRAILSLLPIDHGTISFDDQDITKISKDEQKRLKRKIQVVFQDPYSSLNPRFTIEEIITEGLQIHFPKLSAVEKKEKAIKALSEVNLPSDILHRYPHEFSGGQRQRIAIARALILEPSLVVCDEAVSALDISTQAQVINNLLMLREKYGLSYLFISHDLNIVKHVSDRIAVMYLGQIVEEGSRDEISQKPLHPYTKALFSASFDLKQREKISQPLVGEIPSILNQPKGCKFHTRCPIAKEICKTEEPKETYPSELHRVKCHFPLL encoded by the coding sequence GTGCTTAATGTAAAAGACTTGGTTGTTTCTTATAAACAATCCCAATCCCTTTCTTTTTCGACAAAACGACTCGTCGCAGTCGATGGAGTTCAATTTACCATTCCCAAAGGAAAGATTTTAGGACTAGTAGGTGAATCAGGTTGTGGAAAGTCAACCATTGGTCGTGCCATATTATCTTTGTTGCCGATTGACCATGGTACAATCAGTTTTGATGATCAGGATATCACTAAAATTTCCAAGGATGAACAAAAACGTTTAAAAAGAAAAATCCAAGTGGTTTTCCAGGACCCTTATTCATCGCTAAACCCTCGTTTTACGATTGAAGAAATCATTACGGAGGGTTTACAAATCCATTTTCCGAAGCTGAGTGCTGTAGAAAAAAAAGAAAAAGCTATCAAAGCTTTATCGGAAGTGAATCTACCTTCGGACATATTGCACAGATACCCACATGAATTTAGTGGTGGCCAAAGGCAAAGGATTGCGATTGCGCGAGCCTTAATTTTAGAACCAAGTTTAGTAGTTTGTGATGAAGCGGTTTCGGCCTTGGACATTTCAACGCAAGCACAAGTGATTAATAATTTACTAATGTTACGAGAAAAATATGGTCTATCGTATTTGTTTATCTCCCATGATCTCAATATCGTAAAACATGTTTCGGATCGAATTGCTGTTATGTACTTGGGGCAAATTGTAGAAGAAGGAAGTCGCGATGAGATAAGTCAAAAACCACTCCATCCTTATACAAAAGCTCTTTTTTCAGCCAGTTTTGATTTGAAACAACGAGAGAAAATTTCCCAACCTCTCGTTGGGGAAATCCCAAGTATTCTCAACCAACCAAAAGGTTGTAAGTTTCATACTCGTTGTCCCATTGCAAAAGAGATTTGCAAAACAGAAGAACCAAAAGAAACTTATCCTTCAGAACTGCATCGAGTCAAATGCCATTTCCCATTGTTGTAA
- a CDS encoding ABC transporter ATP-binding protein — MNSKEKAIEVKDLSIHIKTDDGVLPIVSGISFHLEKGETLALVGESGCGKSITSLALTKLLPSNTTLYPTGSITFEGSDLMKASSEHLRSVRGKEIAYVFQEPFTSLNPLHKIGIQLIESFLLHGLGSKEEAETKAIYLLERVGITDAKQRLDQYPNQFSGGMLQRVCIAMALMCDPKILIADEPTSAIDVTIQLQLIELLKELRKEHGMSVLFISHDIGLVSNIADRIAVMYAGKIVEQGSVDLVIDTPKHPYTQALISAYPTHENIGKKLITIDGIVPSPKSYPSGCRFHTRCKDKLEICDVKIPNPSLVRESQIVECFLFGGKESA; from the coding sequence ATGAATTCCAAAGAGAAAGCCATCGAAGTAAAAGACTTAAGTATCCATATCAAAACTGACGATGGTGTTTTACCCATTGTGAGTGGAATCAGCTTTCATTTAGAAAAAGGCGAAACCTTGGCACTTGTGGGAGAGTCTGGATGTGGAAAATCCATTACAAGTTTGGCATTAACCAAATTATTGCCTTCCAATACCACTTTGTATCCAACGGGTTCGATTACATTTGAAGGTTCCGATTTGATGAAAGCTTCCAGCGAACACCTAAGATCTGTTCGAGGAAAAGAAATTGCTTACGTATTCCAAGAACCTTTTACGTCTCTCAATCCATTACATAAGATTGGAATTCAATTGATTGAGAGTTTTTTATTACATGGACTTGGTTCTAAGGAAGAGGCAGAAACAAAAGCAATTTATTTGTTGGAACGAGTTGGAATTACCGACGCCAAACAGAGACTCGATCAATACCCGAACCAATTTTCAGGTGGTATGTTACAAAGAGTTTGTATTGCAATGGCTCTTATGTGTGATCCTAAAATTTTAATCGCGGATGAACCTACTAGTGCCATTGATGTCACCATCCAACTTCAATTAATAGAGTTGCTCAAAGAATTGAGAAAAGAACATGGAATGTCCGTTTTATTTATTTCTCATGATATTGGTTTAGTGAGTAATATTGCGGATCGAATTGCTGTGATGTATGCAGGAAAAATTGTTGAACAAGGAAGTGTGGATTTGGTGATCGATACTCCTAAACATCCTTACACACAAGCACTGATTTCCGCCTATCCAACGCATGAGAACATTGGTAAAAAACTCATAACCATTGACGGAATTGTTCCTTCACCTAAATCCTACCCTTCTGGTTGTCGATTTCATACTCGTTGCAAAGACAAATTAGAGATTTGTGATGTTAAAATACCAAATCCAAGTTTGGTGAGAGAATCTCAAATTGTAGAATGTTTTTTATTTGGAGGAAAGGAAAGTGCTTAA
- a CDS encoding carotenoid 1,2-hydratase, protein MKSIKIILLSLCFFHFSFPKDHNFHSDFGLEWCYFVGHIKAESGNLYGYELSFFRLKFSDGDSWNPELYPVHFAISDLSKKRHYTSQTIKRNLGDLAGNKENRIFSGEYEFQILSKDQFFIKAKPKSGEIALELSLEGNGNILSHGKDGISIKSKRNPKIFSYYYSYPRLKTKGSLWIEGKKESILSGDSWMDHEWSEKASKNIPTLAKGQSGWDWISLMDDKGGDYVFFRFRESSKVSPEIFGTYRDVRGKVTYWSDVSEIQMEPMGIPWKSENTKIEYPLQWKIKYPGGEWIVSPIFNEQEFDGSDSTKTIYWEGAVKADDPIQKKSAKGYLELKGYQKSKDWWEF, encoded by the coding sequence ATGAAATCAATTAAAATTATCCTGCTTTCACTATGTTTTTTCCATTTTAGTTTTCCAAAAGACCACAACTTCCATTCGGACTTTGGATTGGAGTGGTGTTACTTTGTTGGTCATATCAAAGCTGAATCAGGAAATTTATATGGATATGAACTATCTTTTTTTCGATTGAAATTTTCTGATGGAGATAGTTGGAATCCAGAACTCTACCCAGTTCATTTTGCCATATCCGATCTTTCAAAAAAACGCCATTACACTTCTCAAACCATCAAACGGAATTTAGGTGATCTTGCGGGAAATAAAGAGAATCGAATCTTTAGTGGAGAATATGAATTCCAAATTCTTTCCAAAGATCAATTTTTTATCAAAGCAAAACCAAAATCAGGTGAAATTGCATTAGAGTTAAGTTTAGAGGGTAATGGAAACATTTTATCCCATGGAAAAGATGGAATTTCTATCAAATCAAAACGGAATCCAAAAATATTTTCATATTACTATAGTTATCCGAGACTTAAAACGAAAGGGTCTTTGTGGATCGAAGGGAAAAAAGAATCTATACTTTCTGGGGATTCTTGGATGGATCACGAATGGAGTGAAAAAGCTTCTAAAAACATTCCAACTTTAGCAAAGGGTCAATCTGGTTGGGATTGGATTAGTTTGATGGATGACAAAGGTGGTGACTACGTTTTCTTTCGCTTTAGAGAATCATCCAAGGTAAGTCCTGAAATATTTGGAACCTATCGTGATGTAAGGGGGAAAGTCACTTACTGGAGTGATGTATCAGAGATTCAAATGGAACCAATGGGAATACCTTGGAAAAGTGAAAACACAAAAATTGAGTATCCTCTTCAATGGAAAATCAAATACCCTGGTGGAGAATGGATTGTATCTCCAATATTCAATGAACAAGAGTTTGATGGAAGTGATTCAACAAAAACCATCTATTGGGAAGGGGCTGTGAAGGCAGACGATCCAATTCAAAAAAAGTCAGCCAAAGGATATTTAGAATTGAAAGGTTATCAAAAGTCGAAAGACTGGTGGGAGTTCTAA
- a CDS encoding ABC transporter permease, with product MKFISNPANVRKWEKFKKNKRAYYSMLVLFYTYLLSLFSPILINNKPLLVLFEGSVSFPIVQFYPETKFGGVNLTEPNYKKLNREPRFQNSNNQMIFPPIPFGVNEDNLDSLEEGTNPPSKPSLRHWMGTDDRGRDVFTRIVYGYRLAMTFSLILIVVEILLASFIGGVQGYFVGRLDLFLQRIIEILSAIPFLYLILIMGSFFGRGFMVLIVTYGSLSWIGLSYYMRGEFLKLRKQQFVDAAKTLGASSYSIIMRHLLPNSLTPLVTFLPFILISAISVLSALDFLGYGIPAPNPSWGELIGQGRERLTAWWLITFPSVALFLTILFSAFVGEGLRDAFDPKDKVVYE from the coding sequence ATGAAGTTTATATCAAATCCAGCAAACGTTCGTAAGTGGGAAAAATTCAAAAAGAATAAACGTGCCTATTATTCTATGTTGGTACTATTTTATACATACCTACTTTCTTTATTTTCCCCCATTCTCATCAATAATAAACCACTTTTGGTCCTGTTCGAAGGATCAGTCTCTTTTCCAATTGTTCAATTTTATCCAGAAACCAAATTTGGTGGCGTCAATTTAACGGAACCAAATTATAAAAAACTAAATCGTGAACCAAGATTTCAAAATTCAAACAATCAAATGATTTTTCCTCCGATTCCTTTTGGTGTGAACGAAGACAATTTGGATAGTTTAGAGGAAGGCACCAATCCACCATCCAAACCCTCTCTTCGCCATTGGATGGGAACCGACGATCGTGGCCGCGATGTTTTTACACGGATTGTGTATGGGTATCGATTAGCCATGACCTTTAGTTTGATTCTCATTGTTGTCGAGATTCTTCTCGCATCATTTATCGGGGGAGTGCAGGGTTATTTTGTAGGTAGACTTGATTTGTTTTTACAAAGGATAATTGAAATTCTATCAGCGATTCCTTTTCTCTATCTAATTTTGATCATGGGTTCTTTTTTTGGAAGAGGGTTTATGGTTCTCATTGTTACCTATGGTTCCTTAAGTTGGATTGGTCTCAGTTATTATATGAGGGGAGAGTTTCTGAAACTCCGCAAACAGCAGTTTGTTGATGCGGCAAAGACATTGGGTGCATCCTCTTATTCGATTATTATGAGGCATTTATTACCAAACTCTCTCACACCACTGGTTACTTTTTTACCATTTATTTTGATTTCAGCTATATCTGTTTTATCTGCATTGGACTTTTTGGGATATGGAATCCCTGCTCCCAATCCATCTTGGGGAGAACTCATTGGACAAGGGAGAGAAAGATTGACCGCTTGGTGGTTAATTACCTTTCCATCTGTTGCATTGTTTTTAACAATTTTGTTTTCAGCTTTTGTTGGGGAAGGATTACGAGATGCCTTTGATCCAAAAGATAAGGTAGTTTACGAATGA